Below is a window of Colletes latitarsis isolate SP2378_abdomen chromosome 5, iyColLati1, whole genome shotgun sequence DNA.
CTCTCGTGTCTCTTGGCCTCGTTGTTCTCCTTCAACTCGGCCACGATGAGGTTCCGTTTGGCCTCCAAGCTACGCTTTCGCTCCTTCTCGATGATGGCTTTCCGCGAAACGTTCCCCATAAAATAGGACCTCTCCTCCTGGTGCATCCTATACTCCGACCTCTCGACAGCTTTGGGCCTCTCAGCCGGGGTGGGGAAGTCCTCGAAATAATCAGACTTCTCCGGCACGTGGATCCTCTCCGCGGGCTTAGGCTCGTCCTGGTGGGTCTCGTTGGTGATGGTCACATCGCTGGTCCTCGTCTCGAAACTCTGTCGAGACGTGGGACTGCCCTCTGGACTCTGTTTCTTGATCTCCTCCGAAGTCGTGTTCCCATCCTTCACCTCTTTCTTGATCATCTTCGGAATATCAACCAAGGATCTGTGCTGCCAGAGCGCCATGCCTTCCAACACATCGGAGTCTCTCCTAAACCTCCAAAAAGATTTCGTCCTCTTCACCAGCTTGGGACTCTTCGAATCAACTTCGAAAGCTCTGCCAGTTTGTATCAAGTGTCCAACCGCGGTGGTCTGCCTAGGCAGCAACGGTTTCCTGTTTTCATCCTTCAGAGTATTATTGTTCGTGTCGTTCTTCTCCAGACTTTGGGGCCCGTTCCTCTGGAACTTCTGCAGATTTCCCTGGCCGACGTTCTGGTAACCGTGCCTCTCAATCACCTTCGTCCTCTCCAGCTTCGTCTCGAAGTTCGACTCGTAACCGCGCTCCTTGTCCACAGACACCTCGCGAACGAACCTGGTTTCTCCATAGATCGCCTCCTCCTTGTCGGAGTACCTACGCTCCCTGTAGGAGTTCCTGGGCTCCGTGGGTCTCTCAGGGGCTTCCTCGGACGGCGGTCTCGGTCTCTCGAACCTACGACTCGACGCTCGTTCGATGTTCCTGTTCCTGTCCGGGTTCTTCTCGAacgttctctctctctcgtaaGTGGAGGTCTTCTGCGACGTGGGTGGCGACTTCTCGAAGTAACGATCCCTCTCACGCTCGAACCTCTGCGGTCCCCGATTCCTCTCGCAATCGTTGTATCTCTCGTACGGCGGGGGCGGTTGTTTCTCCTCCCTGCGCTCGAGGCTCCTGTACTCGTTCCTGCGCTCGATGAATTTCGGCGGGCTGTGCTCTCTGGCGTATTTCTGGGCGGTTTGCTCCAACTTCTGCGCGATGTGCTCCACTTTCCTGCCAGTCTCGGGAATGGTGATGGTGCTCTCGTCGTCTGTGCCCGACGACGAGGCGGACGAGGTCTTCTCGTTCTCGTATTTCGGCTCCTCCTGCTCCACCGGGCGATAACCGCGCCTGGAATTGCGCTCCTGGCCGTCGGATCTGTCCCCGTAATACTTCTTTCCCTCGTACTTCTGGTAATCCATCCTTGCGCTGTAGGTGTCCTCCTCCTCGTCCTCCAGCTCGATCTCGTCCTCCTCGGTCTCCACGTGCTCCTTCGCCCTCTTCGCCTCGCGACGTTCCTGCTCAGCCTGCTCGTTGTTCCTCCTGGACGAGTTCCTCGACTGCTCCTCGTTGTTCATACCCTTGCTCTTGCGATTCGAATTCCCGCGGCTGCGATTGTCGTACTCGTTCTTCTGCGGCTTCTCCTGCGATTTCTTCACCGATTTTCGCGTAGGTCCGTTCTCCATGGTCCCACGATCCGAGTAGTCCCTGTCGTTCTTACGATCGGAATAATCCCTCTCGTTCTTGCGATCCTGACTGTCGTAATGACGATTCGACGCGTACCTGGTCTCGCCGTTCTCGTTGCTTTGGTTCGCGTTCGATTCCGCCCACAGGTCCATCGCGGTTCTGTAAAGGTGCCAGCTCTTCTCGTCCCTGGGTATCGTCTTCCACGAGTCGTTCTCCCAGTCCTTGGCGGCGGATTTCTCGTCCTTCTGTTGCTGGTGCTGCTGCTGCTTCGCTGCCTCGGCTATTCTATCGGCGCGTGGCTTTCTTCGGCGTTGTCTGTGTTTTCGTTCGGGCTCGGGATGAGTAAAAAAGagcgaaagaaagagagaaagagagagagagagaaagagaaagaaagagagagagataaTAGTAAAAGAAGATAGTGCAGAGCACGAGGAGAAAACCAAGAGCCAAGTACTTGGACAGGGATTAGTTATGCGGCTGTCGAGCTTTGTGGTCGCGGACTTTGCGAAATGCAGGGATGGGGGATATGGCTGCTGGCATCGCAGGAGCCCGGAGAGAGGTGAATGAGCCACCACCACGCCGTATTTTATTTCCATCGACCGCGATAACGCATGCGGAATCTACAAATCAGGAGAGAAAACAACATCGTGACTCCGGATACAAGCCTACTGATCGGGTATCGCTGGATGTTGGCCGTGACCGCGTCGTTATGGAGGAGGGAAGAAATAAAATTAGACGTTCACTGTATTTGTCAGTGATTCTTTCAACGGGTATGCCAGGGACCCCGATATTCGTACGTCGCTTTAACTTTGCTATATCTAAGCAAGCAGTTCTTTCCAAAGTCGTGGAATTAAATACAGAGGGTGACCCAACTTGGAACCAACGCCTCGAATATCCCCGATAATCTTAAAATATGAGAAACAACGATACATCTTAGAAAGCAACAGAGATATCGGAGGCGTTCGTAATAAGTAAGACACTCTGTATACGTTATTCTAAACGCCCAGTTAATGTAATTTAGGCATCATCGAACTGatataatttctaaattataCGCATGCAAATAATGTACAGTTCTTCGAGAATTCCGTGCAAATGAAGAATTAAGATAGAACTATTTGATGAAAGGGCCGTTAGATTTAGAAGATAATAGGTTCTACGTTGTAATTTTAGAGGGGTACCGAGAACCAGGGGGGTAGCGAAATTACTGAGAGCGGGAATAAAATACAAAGCTCCGAGGTCACGATTCAGTCAGGCACAAGCGTTTCTACAGGTTTTGGCAACGGTCATCGACTGCCTCCGTCGAAATTCAATTAGAGAGTTTCCAAAGTACCTTCGATGAAATTTCATGGAGATCGCTTACCTCATGGCCTCGTCGTCGCTGTAGTCAATATCAGGCTGAGCCGGGGGCTCGTTTGAGAAACCACTGTCGTTGCTGCTGTGAAGGGACGTCACAACCTGAGGTGGCGGAACTGGCGGAGCAGGTGGCTGTATCCTGCGGCCACCGGCCAAAACGGTCGGCAGTGTGCCCGATGGACGGATCTGAGAAACATATAGAGATTTATCGCGATTAAAATTTACCTTTCTATTTTACGAGCACAGAATTGGTTAAGCTTCCGTTAATTTTCCATTTTAGTCCATAATCGTAGAGTGGAAGTAACCAAGAAATTTCTTTTTGAAAAAATCAACTGGgaataagtgcctaaatttttcggcggggaaaaaaatttcgaatcgttctgtaaaaattattttcggttgtgggggtcaattgcaatcatttttggtgaatagacatacccccgaaatcctacccactttcgagaaaaaaattcaagaaggtgcgaaatttttcggtaaaaaaaattttttcgaatcgttctaaaaaaattattgtcagttgcaggagtcaattacgatcatttttggtccttagacatacccccgaaatcctacgcactttcgagaaaaaaattcttaaccgaaaatataatgtctgaccataccattgatatgttcccctgaaatttcatgcgtatctttaaaacgtcataacttctgaacggattggacgattttaatgtttcaaaaggcaaacgactcgtattttagtcaagagtatgtagaaattctaagaatattggaaaagttgttccttaacaccgtaaaattagaaaacccccataaacgtGGTCGAAATTtcgaacaaccataactcccacaataatgaatatattaaaatgaaatttagcatggaagtagagctcatggatacctacaaaaaagtacgaaacaacttttccgtacagcgtcaaacgaatttattaaaaatcgaatacgagtttttaagaaaaatcaacgggGTGctggaatttttcggcgaaaaaaaatttttccaaatcgttctggaaaaattattttcccttgcaggggtcaattacaatcatttttcttgAACAgaagtacccccgaaatcctacgcagtttcgagaaaaaaattcattccataaaatataatgtgagggcAGAA
It encodes the following:
- the Irsp53 gene encoding insulin receptor substrate 53 kDa, which codes for METEELTRLVDEIYKNILDKFNPGARQLINAGKAYLKALHGAAAASRVYVDALSRLARQAQLGTWGGSKDVGFALMRIVEVYKEIQEQEMNILKAFYVDLLVPLETNLEKDTKVVQSEQKKFLQQHKTRSETYSKAAATMKKQRKKSRGASKSGLAMDKELKNMQILEEEKSKLDAFCEQSLKNAMTQERRRYGFVLERQCSLAKHYASFHEVALAALHPSIDKWREVAATREYLPQSVEDMFASRLRQVSFWPEDEENGGSELTMSSQLRKTRSMDSSCLELRPGPPSGNMSSTTYQGPSSHLSTVLSRARSEANLHASTLSLDPEVPETPPRPRSMAPPVSRSSGSGGGGGSGTGVSWGDTSLARALFAYLSSGENQLSFLEGDHIALMGDRQKGWQFGENLRTQSTGWFPLAYTEIILDDTLGSPSHGTNNGRATEPQAVPPCKPPPSRPPVTPSSMDEVSSGFHGVGNNSVNNNSGTPTNVPNSNSSHNLATPTARQSKPIRPSGTLPTVLAGGRRIQPPAPPVPPPQVVTSLHSSNDSGFSNEPPAQPDIDYSDDEAMRQRRRKPRADRIAEAAKQQQHQQQKDEKSAAKDWENDSWKTIPRDEKSWHLYRTAMDLWAESNANQSNENGETRYASNRHYDSQDRKNERDYSDRKNDRDYSDRGTMENGPTRKSVKKSQEKPQKNEYDNRSRGNSNRKSKGMNNEEQSRNSSRRNNEQAEQERREAKRAKEHVETEEDEIELEDEEEDTYSARMDYQKYEGKKYYGDRSDGQERNSRRGYRPVEQEEPKYENEKTSSASSSGTDDESTITIPETGRKVEHIAQKLEQTAQKYAREHSPPKFIERRNEYRSLERREEKQPPPPYERYNDCERNRGPQRFERERDRYFEKSPPTSQKTSTYERERTFEKNPDRNRNIERASSRRFERPRPPSEEAPERPTEPRNSYRERRYSDKEEAIYGETRFVREVSVDKERGYESNFETKLERTKVIERHGYQNVGQGNLQKFQRNGPQSLEKNDTNNNTLKDENRKPLLPRQTTAVGHLIQTGRAFEVDSKSPKLVKRTKSFWRFRRDSDVLEGMALWQHRSLVDIPKMIKKEVKDGNTTSEEIKKQSPEGSPTSRQSFETRTSDVTITNETHQDEPKPAERIHVPEKSDYFEDFPTPAERPKAVERSEYRMHQEERSYFMGNVSRKAIIEKERKRSLEAKRNLIVAELKENNEAKRHERRKKYTDDEDGLTQNFSETEASDEESTYSCIVVKDQSVSEKTLLPRTKLRRDSDRERDKNTCGPWYDLWGVDASVNKKKKKKQQTNIFATVKLRKTKTNDRSAPALS